Proteins from a genomic interval of Gossypium hirsutum isolate 1008001.06 chromosome A09, Gossypium_hirsutum_v2.1, whole genome shotgun sequence:
- the LOC107890277 gene encoding uncharacterized protein At1g08160: MAGNTAQATQQPVKHFNLVRCVAVCLLTLIVLVGLAVLITWLVIRPKRLVYTLENGSLQHFNLNNNHINATFDFVLMAYNPNTKTSVYYDSMESVVSYKDQTLAFDTIDPFHQPHRDTARVESKLVAQNLALSPSTFKDLRGEKSSGEIEVDVHYKSRVRFKVGMWKSKHRTLKIVCPSVKLHFSWSRHFENVPCEVEL; the protein is encoded by the coding sequence ATGGCTGGTAATACAGCACAAGCTACACAACAGCCAGTTAAGCATTTTAACCTGGTAAGATGTGTCGCCGTTTGCTTGCTAACCCTTATTGTTCTTGTTGGTCTAGCTGTCCTCATCACTTGGTTAGTCATTAGGCCTAAAAGGTTGGTTTACACCCTTGAAAATGGTTCACTCCAACATTTCAACCTCAACAATAACCATATCAATGCCACCTTTGATTTTGTGCTCATGGCATATAATCCCAATACCAAAACTTCCGTCTACTATGACTCCATGGAGTCTGTGGTGTCGTACAAAGATCAAACTCTCGCGTTTGATACAATCGATCCTTTCCATCAACCTCATAGGGACACAGCTCGAGTAGAATCCAAGCTCGTGGCTCAAAATTTGGCACTGTCGCCATCGACGTTTAAGGACCTCAGGGGTGAAAAATCATCTGGAGAGATCGAAGTTGACGTTCATTACAAGTCGAGGGTTCGATTCAAGGTAGGTATGTGGAAGTCGAAACATCGTACTCTAAAAATTGTGTGTCCCTCGGTGAAACTGCACTTTTCTTGGTCCAGACATTTTGAGAATGTACCATGTGAAGTAGAACTCTAG